A stretch of the Elephas maximus indicus isolate mEleMax1 chromosome 3, mEleMax1 primary haplotype, whole genome shotgun sequence genome encodes the following:
- the LOC126071199 gene encoding putative gustatory receptor clone PTE01 yields MKNKSLDRVLSAYCLLFSNPLFFSKSCLSHIEPQNLTHVSEFLLLGLSENLGLQPLLFGMFLSMYLVTVLGNLFIVMAVSRDPHLHTPMYFFLSNLSLADIGFTSTTVPKLIVDIQAHSSVISYAGCLTQMSFFMLFGCLDSLLLTSMAYDRFVAICHPLRYRVIMNPCLCGLLVLASIFISLLVSQLHSSVVLQVTYFRDVEIAHFFCDPSQLLSLACSDAFINNIVMYIVGAMSGFLPISGILFSYSKIVSSVLRVPSSGGKYKAFSTCVSHLSVVCLFYGTGLGVYLSSAVSSSPRKGAVASVMYTVITPMLNPFIYSLRNRDIKRALRRLLSTAA; encoded by the exons ATGAAAAATAAGAGCCTG GACAGAGTGCTAagtgcttattgtttgcttttttccaaccctcttttcttttctaaaagttGCCTCAGCCACATAGAACCACAGAATCTAACACATGTCTCAGAATTCCTCCTTCTGGGCCTCTCAGAGAATCTGGgactgcagcccctcctctttggaatgttcctgtccatgtacctggTCACTGTGCTTGGGAACCTGTTCATTGTCATGGCCGTCAGCCGTGACCCCCacctccacactcccatgtacttcttcctctccaacctgtcttTGGCTGACATTGGTTTCACTTCCACCACAGTCCCAAAGCTGATTGTAGACATTCAAGCTCACAGCAGTGTCATTTCCTATGCAGGATGCCTGACTCAgatgtctttttttatgctttttgGATGTTTGGACAGTCTGCTCCTGACTtcaatggcctatgaccgtttTGTGGCCATTTGTCACCCCCTGCGCTACCGAGTCATCATGAATCCCTGCCTATGTGGCTTGCTGGTTTTGGCGTCCATTTTCATCAGCCTTTTGGTCTCCCAACTGCACAGTTCAGTGGTGTTACAAGTTACCTACTTCAGGGATGTGGAAATTGCTCATTTCTTCTGCGACCCTTCTCAGCTGCTCAGCCTTGCCTGTTCTGATGCATTCATCAATAACATAGTAATGTATATTGTTGGTGCCATGTCTGGTTTTCTCCCGATTTCAGGGATCCTTTTCTCTTATTCTAAAATTGTTTCTTCCGTTTTGAGAGTCCCATCATCAGGTGGGAAGTATAAAGCCTTTTCTACTTGTGTATCTCACTTGTcagttgtttgcttattttacgGAACAGGCCTTGGAGTGTACCTCAGCTCAGCCGTTTCATCTTCCCCCAGAAAAGGTGCGGTGGCCTCGGTGATGTACACTGTGATCACCCCCATGCTaaaccccttcatctacagcctgaggaacagggacaTTAAGAGAGCCCTGAGGAGGCTTCTCAGCACAGCAGCCTAA